The following nucleotide sequence is from Candidatus Methylomirabilota bacterium.
ATCCACAAGCTGGGGCGGGCGGCGGTGGACTCGAACGAGATCATCATCGAGAACCTCGAGGTCCCCGACGCCGACGTGATCGGGACGGTGGGGGACGGGTTCTACCATCTCCTCGACTCGCTGAACCCCGAGCGCATCGTCGTGGGGATCGAGGCGGTGGGCATCGGGCGCGCCGCGCTGGATCGCGCCGTGCAGTACGCGAAGGAGCGCGTGGTCTTCGACCGGCCCATCGGGAAGAACCAGGCCATCGCCCATCCGCTGGCGCACGCCGCCGCCCAGCTCGAGGCGGCCGAGCTGCTCTGCCTCAAGGCGGCGTGGCTCTTCGACACCGGCCGGCCCTGCGGCAAGGAGGCGAACGCCGCCAAGATGCTCGCGGCGGAGGCGGGCTTCGCCGCCTGCGACGCCGCGCTGCAAACCTTCGGCGGCTTCGGGTACGCGCGCGAGTTCTACGTGGAGCGGCTGTGGCGCGAGGTGCGCCTCTACAAGATCGCGCCGGTGTCGCAGCAGATGGCCCTCAACTACCTCTCCGAGCACGTCCTGGGCCTGCCGCGCTCCTACTGAGAGACGCTACGGGCGGCTGGCGGGCGAGGTGATCTGCACCAGGCCGCCGTCGGTCTCGACCTGGATCGTGGTGTGGTCGATGCCGAAGCGCGCGTGGAGCAGCACGTGGAGGTCGTGGAGCAGGCGATCGCCGCCCGTCCCCGGCTCCACGGTCACGTGGGCGCTCATGGCCTCGCGCCCCGACGTGAGCGTCCAGACGTGGAGGTCGTGCACTCGCCGCACCCCCATCACGCCGCACATGGCCGTCTCGATCTCGGCCAGGTCCAGGTGCGGGGGCACCGCCT
It contains:
- a CDS encoding cation diffusion facilitator family transporter; this translates as SSGAVLVAGAVIAFTGWHAADPLAGAAIGLLILPRTFALLSHAVNVLLEAVPPHLDLAEIETAMCGVMGVRRVHDLHVWTLTSGREAMSAHVTVEPGTGGDRLLHDLHVLLHARFGIDHTTIQVETDGGLVQITSPASRP